CAGAAGCAGTGGTTCTCCTGAGCCTGGGTTCTACAACGTCTGCAACACATCGTCTGCATAGAAACTAACTTTCTGCTCCTTCAGTAGATCCACCCTCCAAACTGGTTTCCTGTCTGATGGTTTGGGTCAGAGTTTCTCTAAAGGGTTAAAGAGCACGGGACTAAGTGGGCAGCCCTGTCTGCATCCTCTTTGCAGAGCTCTAGAGTTGGACAGATTCCCCTTTATTTTGATCCTGGTGGTGGGAGATGAGAGTATTGTTTTAATGCGTTGTATAAATTTACTAGTGAACCCAAAGCTATGGAGGACTGAAAGtgccaaaattaaataaatacatcattaaataattaattaaaaatgtcataaattaattaaaattggaattaaatacataaatgtgttattaaatgtgtcattaattcattaaaatacCAATTCAttttaggtaaaaaaaaacacatatattATTTCACTATTTGATGATTTCATGGTCCTTGTGTTGCAGTGGTACACAAATTTATTTTATGTCAAACTCGCCCGTCAAAGTCGGTAGGCAGGACTAACGCGAATCGAGTCTAATCCACTGCTTTGGTCTGTCTTGAAACCGGAGGTAGAAGAAGTCTTTCTAAACATGGCGGCTGTGTTGATGGAGGATGTCCACAAACTTTCTAGAGACTTGGTGAGAGATATTTTAGACCTTGCAGAGTATTTGGAAGCAGGACCTGCTGACCCCGAGCATGTAGTGTGTAAAGCAGAGGAATTTATTGAAGTTCTTGGAGTCATTTCTGCACTTTCCAACCAAGATGTTGACTGTAGAGTGACTGCAAATTTAGAAGAAGTGACTATCGGTTCACCAAGGACCACAACGGCTGGTGTGGGTCAACCAGGAGATGTTGAAAGTGGTTCAATGGACACCATTTACTGGCACTGCACTGGCGAGCAACGGGAGGGAGACTCTGCTGCATTATTGGAGACATTTGAGAACGGTGAGTGTTTTGTGACTTCAAGACACTTCTACATCATTTATCCCATTGGTGGCAAGCTCCCTTTAAGAAAACAAGTACATTAGAAAGTAACATCGCTGTATCCTGTAGCAGACAAAAAGCTTGCTAGTTAGCCATCAGTGCTAGTTAGTTAGCCATCAATGGTAACTCCGTACTCTGCTTGTATTTCGTGCTGCTGTTTCTAACGTTTAGCTCTCAGAAGCTAATACTTCAGTCAGCATGAAGCTAGTGGTCTTatgggtttatttttttcacaagttacaattttatgtttttcgtGTGCTTAGggtgtttatttctgttcaaGAATCCCATTCCACATGCGAAGCCTCCTTCCCCTCCATCACAGAGCCCCCAGCTCCCCTCTGCCTCCTTTCCAGCACCAGCTTCAACACCAGTACCAGCTCGGACACTGACACTGACAACATCAACCTCCAGCACATCACAGCAATGTCTTATCACTGGTAAGACACGGTACACAGAGACCATGGTTAAATTtcccattattattattgcaggTGTAAATGCAAACTATGCAGCACGCCAGCTCAGGAACGCCTGCTGAAAGCTACATGTAGCTACAGTGACACATAAACAGAACACATgcagctgcatgtttttttccattgacTTAACTAGAAAGTTAGTGTAATTAATTTACGTTTTGGTGCAGTGTAGTATTGCAGCCGTTCTTCTCATAGTCACTAGGTAACTGTGGAACTGAATGTCTGGACgaaaatatgcagaaaaagGGAAACAGAGCTGCTCTTAGCAACTTCGAAATGTGCACAAGACAAAATCAAGTTTCATTCCACGTTGTTTTTAAGTTGTGGTGGAGGTACTGTTTGTGTTTCGGTTAAAGTAAAGagtgacaaaaatgtattaaagtaaAACTATCACAGACATGATCGTGATTGAAAATGGATGGACGGGTGGCTAAACACATCACATCGTAGCTGTGGAGTCCTTCGAGCTCCTGGGGACTACAGTCTCTCAGGAGCTGCAGTGGGAGACGAACATCCACTCCATCCTGAAAAAGGCTCAGCAGAGGATGGATTTCCTGCCACAGCTGAGGAGACATGGAGGAGCTACAGGAGCTGTTGATCCAGTTCTACACTGCGGTCATCCAGTCTGTCCTGTGCACCTCTGGATCAGCCACACAGCAAGACAGGAAGGGACTACAGTGTGTCGTATGGACTGCAAAAAACATCATCAGAGACCCACTCACCCTGTTTCCCCCCTCAGAGCCCTGTACACAAAAATCATTAGACAGTAAAACAGTTTCTTCCCCACTGCCATCACTGTAATAAACAGCTGAGCCATTCCTACTCACCTGTGCAGTAGTCAGTATTCCACTGgacatgtacagtatttttttttcaccatgaacaacattctctgctttttgcactaCTGTGTTTATCGCAATTATCATTTTGCTAATGTGTTCATATATTCCTTTCTAGCTGTAAATTTCTGTCTatattgtgtttaattttactGTGTCTTTTTCCTCCCTGTTCCTCTTTTTATAgtttcattttatattattcTCTTCCATATTCCCAGGGTGACACAAACAGCCAAAATGCCATTCCTTGCATGTTGTGTACTTccttggccattaaagctgattctgatcacttttctgtctttggtcTAGGCAAGAAGAAAAGGGGCCACAGAAAATTGGACCTTCCAAGTGTACTTGTGGAGATGCAGGCTGAGGAGGAGTGGAACCGTGCCCAGCATGATGAGAACATCCAGCTGCTCCTCAGCGAGGCGAGAGAGAATGAAGCGGCCTTGCAGCAGGAGATGGCCCAGAAAGCTGCCTTCAACAAGGCAGTCCTGGGTGTGCTGGGGCAACTGGTGCAGGCAGTGCTGGGGCAGTTGCTGCAGGCAGTGGGCACCCAGTGAGTGTGAGTGAGTCCACCTCCCAGAGACTGGAGGTTTAGTTGTGTATAGTTTTACTTTTAGCCCTCCATTGTAGAAGAGGCCCACCGCAGTTTGTACTTTGCACATTGTAAATAGTTTTGATTTTGCTGCTGAATAATAAACTATTTTGTGACTTATCTGACTGCATCATagcttttcattttgtctgCTACAACACTAGTAGGAAAAGAGTCAACAGTCTGAACCAAAGAATTCTGCATTCCCTAATAATGCATTTATGTTTAATGAGATTTAACATGTTTTACAAACTACTTTATGGTTCATAATTCTGTTGACTGAATTACATCAAAGCAATACTGATTTATCAAACTGGAATATTCCtaaaacagctgttttaatgttttggctTTAATTTGTCATGTAATCTTGCTAACCTTCACAAATAACACAATAGCGTAGACACATCTGCAGCAGGTACAAAAGTTTATTGTCAGAATTGCATTCAAGAAAACAATAGCGGTCTGGGGACCGAAAAATAGAAGTATAACAAGAATAAATTAACTTTTGCATGACATGTACTGCATCAGTGCATCCTGTACATCTCTGCCCTCCTCCTCTACACCTTGTGCCACCGCAGGCTcctgtgctgctgcttcaggTACGTCCTATGAAGTCTTATAAGAGAGCCATCTGAAACACAGCACAGATATTTAATACCTATTAGCAATAAATTGCAGCCATTACTGGGTCGTTCATGGGACTGATATACGATAGCTAGCGAACTAGCATTAGCTCACCCTCATATGTCGTCTAGTTCATGTCCTCTTGTCTTCGGCTTAATACTACTGTATCGCCTCCCAAACTCTCCTGTGTGTCTCCTGAGTGTTTCGACTTGCCACTCTCAGCTCTCTCCAACTCTTCTTTTACTTTGAATCTGACCAAAAGCCACAGACCGAGCAGCAGGTGTACCATCGTCTCCAtgtatgttgttgtgttgcgtTTGTATCGAACACAAATGACATGAAGGGATTTTCGGGCTGCGGTGCTATGACGACTCCACCCACAATGAGGTGGTACTCAGTGTAATGGAAAAACAATTAAACCGAGATGAGCCGAGTCAAGCACAGTAGTGGTGAGCCGTGCCGGGCCGTGCAGATGCTTGTCGAAATGCGACTATGCACTGCGCTGTAACTATTGGGGCAGAGAGTTGTTAGCGGTTgccaataaagttttgtttaataGAGTATCTAAACCAATGTAGAGGTGAATAGCGCCACCCAGTGTATCAGAACGTGTTCACAAGCTCTGCAGCAATCCATTATCTGGAACCGATTTGCCTTGACTTGATGGCAGGGTAACCAATCAGGTGTTAGAATCTGCCCACCAACTTTGATGGGCGAGGCtgacagataaaataaatttaTGATCCACTGCAACACAAAGACCATGAAATAAttaatagaccctttaatgacccacgtcactaatgacgtcacagctttagctggaggcaaaagaggaagcccgaaGCCGGACAGAAAGGCGAacgactgagggactaggctctattaacatttctaaaatgtcgtcctgctgtgttttttgatgccataataggaggaatgacattggcgaacgcaaattaaagttttataggattccaccgaacactcgtgctcagagggaacgaagacagttgtggttaaatgcactgaggcgaaaagactggacagagacgatcagctgcagtcaattccagccattttcagtacaaaaaaatcgctaatattctatttgtaaataaaaaatattcaattcaattcaattcaattcagctttattccagacactgggtccaaatacacacaccataagaacaaggacacaacaagacacagaaaaaatacaatcaaaaacagtaacccgttaaatatgacgagaaatacagggaatattggacgcgcatcgcgaggtgcatttccttgaaaacgaccgattcgtggattttataccgacttcaagacatgttttggacaaaatagtttactggcttgtgtcgtctggatgacCAAGGTTAGATTATGGCcgttgtggaatattttcatctgtgtgtaataatgaacccggaaatgtgagtcgcgctgtgtacgttaaagccgtgtacagagaaaggatgttgtttgtcagacaaatgtgtttatattacccgctgtggtaatcacatccgAAAGTGgcttataccggcggattcatgagaatctaagctttccatctgcgtatagtgtttatataatcgtgtttgcagccttcggacattctttaaattcctatgcaaattagtaagtgtaccgctggtggtacactgaagtttaacgggttaaaaatgctcgagtttgcagcacaaactcccagcgcaaactaaatactcccagtcctgcttgacttctcgctccgtttttgcctccagcataagccccgcccacaaaaaacatcacaatgtttgtaaacaaatacagGGTCTAtttaaatagtgaaataatggtttgtttgttttttacctaAAATGAACTGgtattttaatgaattaatgaCACATTTGATaacacatttatgtatttaattccaattttaattaattagtgatatatttaattattttattatgtatttatttatttaattttgacacTTTTAGTCCTCCATAAAATCCAGCCGAAACTTGGTAGAGAAATTCCCAGACAACAGAGTGAAATATCTTCTGAGCATCTCAGCTGAGAGGATTTCACTCTTTCAGCTTTTGTTTCTAGAGTCAGTGATGTGGAGGCTAATTAAAAGTGCTATCTAAATTTGCCAAGTAGCTACAAATGCTGTCAAACAATGCTAACTAGCTAAACAAACGAACTACCTAAGCTGTTATTTAAATGggcaaaatatttaaatataccGAGTAgctaaatgtgttaaaaatctACACTACTGACTAATTAAATACACTATCTAGCAACATAGCTGTCTACAGTATCCATGCTATCTAAACATACTAACCTAACATACTAGCTAGTTAATATGCTCATGAGTTAAATATGCTACTTAGTTGAATACGTTACCTGTGTAAATACTGTCTGAATTGTTAATTAGCTAAAGACGCTAAATAGATGAttgtaaatatattatttaagcTAATGGACTGTCTAAACAAACTACGTATTTAAATGGACTTAATGtataaatgttctattttaaTATGCTACACAACAAGTTAATATACTCACTAAATATGTTACTTATGAAAACAAGTTTACAATCCAGTTATGTGTGTAAAAATACTAATGATCTAAATGTGTTGTGGTCAGGAGAACAGCCAGATctcaatgttgttgttgttgctgatgtggtgaacagcagctcagagtttCAGACCTTCTTGGACTGCTGGATGGTTTTTTTCAACAGGGTTCTACCTGAGGGCTCTCTAGTTCTACTGGAGAACTTCAACATCCATATAGACAACCACAGAGATATGAGGAGGAGGTTCTACATCCTCAGACTGTTTTTTGACTGGATCCAGCTGATAGAAACACAAGATAAGAGTGTATCAGTGGAGGAGCAGCTGATCTTTTCCAGGAGGATTtgagtggatgaatgatgtttgtttcctgtgcaggtgaaggtagaaagtgtgtgtgacctgctgtgagttgagcatcatGGATCAGtatgaggacagagaggagggagtccctccctctaaaagctctctgtgtggagaacaggagaaccagagcaaagctcagaggtgagagcaccatctctaactgtccaggactctgctgcatgtcagagctcagcatcacatcactgctgcatcattattgacaggaatccacctggacctgaacctgGACCTGAACCTGCATTAAcctgtgtgtccttcaagagCGACTGGTCTAAAGATTCCCTCATTAATTTTAAAGATCATCAGCCTCCTGCTACAGAGAAGTAAGCTGTGAAATCAAACTAATAActgttgtgtcaaatgttcTATCGTTCCAAATATGTTCCATCATTAAATCACTCTGAAACTCTGCGACTTGATTTTTCCTTCCTGGTGGTCTTCCTCTCTATTTAACAGAATCCATCAGAGACCAGAGTCCTCTGGACTTGGACCTCCACCCAGCTGTGTGTCCATCAAGAGCGACCGGTCCATGCATCGTCCTATCTATTTTAAAGGAGAACAACATCCTTTTGCAGAGGGGTAAGATGTTCACAACAAGGTTTCAGAGCTGCTAGTTTGATAGCAGATTGGCTCCTCATCAAACACAGCAACTGCTTTGAAGAAGTGATACTAATAACGTGAACATCATCCGCAGAGACAATAAAAACCGAATCAGGTGGATCACAGCAAGAACTCTGAGTTATGTTACTCTTCACGTTAGCCTGCATGTTAGCCTGCACGGTAGCCTACATGTTTGCCTATAGGGTGAATTTGACATTGTTGATGGAGATGACTGATGCTGGATGAGGAtggaaaggacagaaaaaatggtTCTTGTTGTCCTGTCTGAGTTTAATCAGTCAGCATCAAGACCTACAGAAGTCCCAACCCTGGAGTAGGAACTTGGAACTCTTATAAACAGTCCTGAAAgagtctgtgaaggttctcattCAATTaggtcatcttaaggtgaagggtttagaTCAAGTAACTGGacttcttgtgatcttgaagacggAAGGACGGAAGGAAAGGAGAAAGAACACCAACACATAAGGACCTCGCTAAAAACCTGTGGCTATCCTAACTGGGCCTTCCTAAAGTCCACCAGGAACAGGAAAGACAAGGAGCCAACTACCATCAGGGAAGAcccagacaacaaaagaaagaacattGTTGTCCATGTTGGAGGATATTTTCCAAACATGACATCCTGGTTCATTTCAGACCTGAAAACACACTCAGACAAAGACTGGTTCACCCAAAGGACAAACACCAAGACACAGACTCAACAATGTAGTTTACACAGTCCAGTGCAGTGAGGACTGCCCAGATCTTTACATTGGTGAGAACAAGCAGCCTCTACACAGATGCATGGCCCAACATAAAAGAGCCAGCACCTCAGGACAAGATTCAGCTGTCCATTTACATTTACTGGGTAAAGGTCACTCCTTCCAGAACTCAAATGTACATATTctagacagagaggacagatggtttgagagaggaatGAAAGAGGCCATTTATGTTCATCGAGAGCAACCCACTCTGAACACAGGGGGAGGCCTCAGACACCACCTCTCAGCCACATACAAGGCAGCCTTGAGAGCTCTCCCCAGAAGATTTAGCCACTCTTCACACTTTTCCTAAGGTGAGCCTAACGACTCACACGATGATGAGTCATAGGTAGGAGGCTACTCAGTGGGCCGTGAAATCAACGACTCTCATAAGCCCCCCTCTATTAGCATACTAAAACCTCACTGAGATTCAACACctattgttgaaaaatgtttttagtttttatcacCTTGCTGATAGTACATACCATCAGCCTTAGCTCGTGGTTAAATACCTGGACCTCTCAAAActagttttagaactgaagaagcctctcaGATGAGAGgcgaaacatcttcaagatcacaagaataagtccagttgcctgaaagAAACCCTTCACCTCAGTCCggaaagaggttctacaggcACGGTTCCTACAGTCAGAAGAAAGATTGATGAGacaaaatgaagagaaagtccctgcagtggaaaacagactaATGTTGGGATCTCTAATGAACATCATGGACCTTCAgctgatgtttgtttgtgtgataAAGTAAGagttaactgttgatgttgatccacagagtgcagcagcagaactcagaggttcccagaactcagtctgtccagcagcatcacctggactccatattcatggtgagttcatggacaacaagttgttctccatctgttgtgttcaggtgtccccatgctgctctttgtagaccagtggactgtcagtgtgtccaacatggatctgatgtttggctccatgatttgactctgatggactcattgacacatttctctgttccagctgctggaggacaacatggtgacttttgtgaagaaggagctgaagaagatgcagaagcttgtgagtccagattacccagaatgctcctcagagagtcagagggaggatgaggaggagttggagggtgatgatgaagatgagaggagcagcagagagatgtttgagcagatcacagtgttgttcctgaggaggatgaagcaggagaagctggctgactgtctgcagagcagtaagaggatttgtgtaaagactgaagctgctgatcaacagaacatttattaaagtctcagaatatcttcacacaatcagtctttaggggacaaactgtcaccttcactttattgctactttgatgctttaatatccaggttacttctacttcactgttattttcttgtgttttcattcagaacttgctgcTGGAGTTTGTGGACGTGAACTTAAACgtggtctgaagaagaagttccagagagtgtttgagggcatcgctaaagcaggacagaaaacccccctgaatgagatctacacagagctgtacatcacagagggagggactgcagaggtcaatgatgaacatgaggtcagacagattgaagcagcatccaggaaagcagacagagcagaaacaaccaTCAGAGCAGAAGATATCCTtaaaggctcacctggaagagatggaccaatcagaacagtgatgacaaagggagtggctggcatcgggaaaacagtgttaacacagaagttgactctggactgggctgaagacaaaagcaaccaggacatccacttcatgtttccattgactttcagagagctgaatgtgctgaaagagagaaagttcagcttgatggaacttgttcatcacttcttcagtgaaaccaaagcagcaggaatctgcagctttgaatacttccaggttgtgttgatctttgacggtctggatgagtgtcgccttcctctggacttccacaacaatgaggtcctgactgatattagagagtccacctcagtggatgtgctgctgacaaacctgatcagcgggaagctgcttccctctgctcgcctctggataaccacacgacctgcagcagccaatcagatccctcctgactgtgtggacatggtgacggaggtcagagggttcaccgacccacagaaggaggactacttcaggaagagattcaaagatgaggagcaggccagcagcatcatctcccacatgaagacatcacgaagcctccacatcatgtgccacatcccagtgttctgctggatcactgctacagttctggaggagctgctgagaagcagagaaggaggagatctgcccagaaccctgactgagatgttcatccaccacctggtggttcaggccaaagtcaagaaggtcaagtatgatggaggagctgagacagatccacactggagtccagacagcaggaggatgattgagtctctgggaaaactggcttttaatcagctgcagagaggaaacctgatcttctatgagtctgacctgacagagtgtggcatcgatgtggaagcagcctcagtgtactcaggagtgttcacacagatctttagaGAGGAGACaggactgtaccaggacaaggtgttctgcttcgtccatctgagcgttcatgagtttctggctgctcttcatgtccatcagaccttcatcaactctggaatcaacctgctggaagaacaacaaacaaccTCCAACAAACCTGATCCAACAGTTGTCTAtcagagagctgtggacgaggccttacagagtccaaacggacacctggacttgttcctgcgcttcctcctgggtctgtcactgccgaccaatcagaatctcctacgaggcctgctgacacagacaggaagtagttcacagaccaatcaggaaacagtggagtacatcaagtGGAAGATCCGTGAggatgtgtctgcagagagaagcatcaatctgttccactgtctgagtGAACTCAACgatgtttctctagtggaggagatccaacagtccctgagatcaggacgtctgtccacagataaactgtctcctgctcagtggtcagctctgggcttcatcttactgtcatcagaagaacatctggacgtgtttgatCTGAAGAAATACTCagcttcagaggaggttcttctgaggctgctgccagtggtcaaagcctcaaagaaagttgtgtaagtagttggagactgaagatcctttttcattttactgttgtTTCACCAATataatctgctttttgtctcttcagactgagtggctgtaatctgtcagagagaagctgtgga
This portion of the Acanthochromis polyacanthus isolate Apoly-LR-REF ecotype Palm Island chromosome 22, KAUST_Apoly_ChrSc, whole genome shotgun sequence genome encodes:
- the LOC110970792 gene encoding NACHT, LRR and PYD domains-containing protein 3-like isoform X4 → MDQYEDREEGVPPSKSSLCGEQENQSKAQRNPPGPEPGPEPALTCVSFKSDWSKDSLINFKDHQPPATEKIHQRPESSGLGPPPSCVSIKSDRSMHRPIYFKGEQHPFAEGVQQQNSEVPRTQSVQQHHLDSIFMLLEDNMVTFVKKELKKMQKLVSPDYPECSSESQREDEEELEGDDEDERSSREMFEQITVLFLRRMKQEKLADCLQSKLAAGVCGRELKRGLKKKFQRVFEGIAKAGQKTPLNEIYTELYITEGGTAEVNDEHEVRQIEAASRKADRAETTIRAEDILKGSPGRDGPIRTVMTKGVAGIGKTVLTQKLTLDWAEDKSNQDIHFMFPLTFRELNVLKERKFSLMELVHHFFSETKAAGICSFEYFQVVLIFDGLDECRLPLDFHNNEVLTDIRESTSVDVLLTNLISGKLLPSARLWITTRPAAANQIPPDCVDMVTEVRGFTDPQKEDYFRKRFKDEEQASSIISHMKTSRSLHIMCHIPVFCWITATVLEELLRSREGGDLPRTLTEMFIHHLVVQAKVKKVKYDGGAETDPHWSPDSRRMIESLGKLAFNQLQRGNLIFYESDLTECGIDVEAASVYSGVFTQIFREETGLYQDKVFCFVHLSVHEFLAALHVHQTFINSGINLLEEQQTTSNKPDPTVVYQRAVDEALQSPNGHLDLFLRFLLGLSLPTNQNLLRGLLTQTGSSSQTNQETVEYIKWKIREDVSAERSINLFHCLSELNDVSLVEEIQQSLRSGRLSTDKLSPAQWSALGFILLSSEEHLDVFDLKKYSASEEVLLRLLPVVKASKKVVLSGCNLSERSCGALSPVLSSQSSSVTELDLTNNNLQDSGVESLSAGLESPHCKLKALRLNHCNLSERSCGALSSVLSSQSSSVTELDLSDNNLQDSGVESLSAGLESPHCKLEALRLSGCLVTEEGCASLASALSLKTSNVRELDLSYNHPGDSGEKMLRAKVEDPHCRLETLRPSLLLSIGKFQDV
- the LOC110970792 gene encoding NACHT, LRR and PYD domains-containing protein 3-like isoform X1, which produces MDQYEDREEGVPPSKSSLCGEQENQSKAQRNPPGPEPGPEPALTCVSFKSDWSKDSLINFKDHQPPATEKIHQRPESSGLGPPPSCVSIKSDRSMHRPIYFKGEQHPFAEGVQQQNSEVPRTQSVQQHHLDSIFMLLEDNMVTFVKKELKKMQKLVSPDYPECSSESQREDEEELEGDDEDERSSREMFEQITVLFLRRMKQEKLADCLQSKLAAGVCGRELKRGLKKKFQRVFEGIAKAGQKTPLNEIYTELYITEGGTAEVNDEHEVRQIEAASRKADRAETTIRAEDILKGSPGRDGPIRTVMTKGVAGIGKTVLTQKLTLDWAEDKSNQDIHFMFPLTFRELNVLKERKFSLMELVHHFFSETKAAGICSFEYFQVVLIFDGLDECRLPLDFHNNEVLTDIRESTSVDVLLTNLISGKLLPSARLWITTRPAAANQIPPDCVDMVTEVRGFTDPQKEDYFRKRFKDEEQASSIISHMKTSRSLHIMCHIPVFCWITATVLEELLRSREGGDLPRTLTEMFIHHLVVQAKVKKVKYDGGAETDPHWSPDSRRMIESLGKLAFNQLQRGNLIFYESDLTECGIDVEAASVYSGVFTQIFREETGLYQDKVFCFVHLSVHEFLAALHVHQTFINSGINLLEEQQTTSNKPDPTVVYQRAVDEALQSPNGHLDLFLRFLLGLSLPTNQNLLRGLLTQTGSSSQTNQETVEYIKWKIREDVSAERSINLFHCLSELNDVSLVEEIQQSLRSGRLSTDKLSPAQWSALGFILLSSEEHLDVFDLKKYSASEEVLLRLLPVVKASKKVVLSGCNLSERSCGALSPVLSSQSSSVTELDLTNNNLQDSGVESLSAGLESPHCKLKALRLNHCNLSERSCGALSSVLSSQSSSVTELDLSDNNLQDSGVESLSAGLESPHCKLEALRLSGCLVTEEGCASLASALSLKTSNVRELDLSYNHPGDSGEKMLRAKVEDPHCRLETLRVTPAGVRWLTPGLRKYSCQLTVDTNTVNRNLKLSDNNRKVTQVDEDQSYPDHPDRFDWWEQLLCRTGLTGRCYWEVEWRGWVYISVSYKGIKRKGHSFYSWFGWNDESWSLFCSDDGYSVIHNNSQTFIRSSSVSHRVSVYVDVPAGTLSFYRVSSDSLILLHTFNTTFTETLYPGFRFYSGSSVSLC
- the LOC110970792 gene encoding NLR family CARD domain-containing protein 3-like isoform X2, giving the protein MDQYEDREEGVPPSKSSLCGEQENQSKAQRNPPGPEPGPEPALTCVSFKSDWSKDSLINFKDHQPPATEKIHQRPESSGLGPPPSCVSIKSDRSMHRPIYFKGEQHPFAEGVQQQNSEVPRTQSVQQHHLDSIFMLLEDNMVTFVKKELKKMQKLVSPDYPECSSESQREDEEELEGDDEDERSSREMFEQITVLFLRRMKQEKLADCLQSKLAAGVCGRELKRGLKKKFQRVFEGIAKAGQKTPLNEIYTELYITEGGTAEVNDEHEVRQIEAASRKADRAETTIRAEDILKGSPGRDGPIRTVMTKGVAGIGKTVLTQKLTLDWAEDKSNQDIHFMFPLTFRELNVLKERKFSLMELVHHFFSETKAAGICSFEYFQVVLIFDGLDECRLPLDFHNNEVLTDIRESTSVDVLLTNLISGKLLPSARLWITTRPAAANQIPPDCVDMVTEVRGFTDPQKEDYFRKRFKDEEQASSIISHMKTSRSLHIMCHIPVFCWITATVLEELLRSREGGDLPRTLTEMFIHHLVVQAKVKKVKYDGGAETDPHWSPDSRRMIESLGKLAFNQLQRGNLIFYESDLTECGIDVEAASVYSGVFTQIFREETGLYQDKVFCFVHLSVHEFLAALHVHQTFINSGINLLEEQQTTSNKPDPTVVYQRAVDEALQSPNGHLDLFLRFLLGLSLPTNQNLLRGLLTQTGSSSQTNQETVEYIKWKIREDVSAERSINLFHCLSELNDVSLVEEIQQSLRSGRLSTDKLSPAQWSALGFILLSSEEHLDVFDLKKYSASEEVLLRLLPVVKASKKVVLSGCNLSERSCGALSPVLSSQSSSVTELDLTNNNLQDSGVESLSAGLESPHCKLKALRLSGCLVTEEGCASLASALSLKTSNVRELDLSYNHPGDSGEKMLRAKVEDPHCRLETLRVTPAGVRWLTPGLRKYSCQLTVDTNTVNRNLKLSDNNRKVTQVDEDQSYPDHPDRFDWWEQLLCRTGLTGRCYWEVEWRGWVYISVSYKGIKRKGHSFYSWFGWNDESWSLFCSDDGYSVIHNNSQTFIRSSSVSHRVSVYVDVPAGTLSFYRVSSDSLILLHTFNTTFTETLYPGFRFYSGSSVSLC